Genomic DNA from Deltaproteobacteria bacterium:
GCCTCTTACGGGTCCATGCAGAAAGACTCGGCCGATTACGCCCTGATACGGCTTTTGGTCAACAACACGGACAAAGCGGTGGACCTTTTGTCCAAGGGAGGCTATATATTCGACCTGATGCCGGTGATCGCCCTGGAAATCGAAAACAGGCCCGGCACCCTGGCTGAAATGGCCCGTAAGTTCGGAGAGGAAGGTATAAATATCAACTACGTTTACGGGTCGGCCATGCCCCATGAAGAGAAGTCTCTTTTCGTATTCTCACCCGAAGACATCGAGTCCGCCGCTCAGATCTTCAAGGACTGATCTTCAGCCTGAAAATAAATCTTCACCCCCCGGGTTCGGCCTGCCCCACCTGGGGGGGTATATCCACCTTTTCAAGGTTTCCGCACCAGCCTTTTTGCATCTCCATTCCCGATCTCAAGATCGACCACCCGCAATTGAACCCTCCCGCGTCCCTGCCAATAGTGGATTCCAGGAGTATGGACCAGGTGTATGGAGGTGCCGATGTCCAGGGGATGATAGGGGGCGAGTCCGAAACCGATGGCCTCCCTGATTTCACCTGCCTGCCCGACCTTCAGCTTCAGGTGTCGTTCTCCCACGATGGCGGATTCAAGAACGGTCAGGCCGGGACTGTAAAACAAGGGTGAGGGATTCCCTGAACCAAAAGGAGACAGATCCTCCAACCGTTTCACCGTTTCGAGATCCAGGGCATGGAGCGGGACTTCCGCATCGATTTCCAGGCATGGGGCCGGCTCTGAATCTCCAAGGCTTTCCCAGGCCATGCGCTCTATTTCCTCCGAGAGGGTCCTGATGTTGGAGGTCTTGAGGGTCAACCCGGCGGCCCTGTCGTGTCCCCCGTAATGATCCAGCAGGTGGCTGACGCGGGCGAGGGCCCGGTGGAGACTGAAGCCTTCAATACTCCTGGCGGACCCTGTCGCCATACCGTCCTGCAAGGAAAGGAGCAGGACGGGCCGGTGATATTTTTCCATGAGCCGTGAGGCGACAATACCCAGGACCCCCTTGTGCCAACCCTTACCCGAAAAGAGGAGTGTTTTTCGGCCCTTGAGATCTGAAGTGGAAATATATTTCTCTTCGATTTCCTCAAAAATGGCCCGTTCCAAATCCTGCCTCATGGAATTCAATT
This window encodes:
- a CDS encoding amino acid-binding protein, with the translated sequence MVRTEIQLFLRNAPGELGSLASTLAEEGINIDALTIQDASAYVWELFKARGKSLKRIAPAASYGSMQKDSADYALIRLLVNNTDKAVDLLSKGGYIFDLMPVIALEIENRPGTLAEMARKFGEEGININYVYGSAMPHEEKSLFVFSPEDIESAAQIFKD